From Magnetospirillum sp. WYHS-4, the proteins below share one genomic window:
- the map gene encoding type I methionyl aminopeptidase encodes MNNDWSSSAMVDGRRIVIHGPEEFEGMRKAGRLAAETLDFITPHVKSGVTTGELDRLCHDFIVGHGAVPAPLDYRGFPKSTCTSVNHVVCHGIPGDKTLTDGDILNIDVTVILDGWFGDTSRMYYVGEVGVKARRLVETTYEAMWRGIRAVKSGATTGDIGFAIQSYAEGHRYSVVRDFCGHGLGRVFHEAPNIMHFGRRGEGLALREGMFFTIEPMINAGRYEVKVLDDGWTAVTKDKSLSAQFEHSVAVTADGVEVFTLSPAGFHCPPYDL; translated from the coding sequence GACGGGCGGCGGATCGTGATTCATGGTCCCGAGGAATTCGAGGGCATGCGCAAGGCCGGCCGCCTGGCCGCCGAGACGCTCGATTTCATCACTCCCCACGTCAAATCCGGTGTGACGACGGGCGAACTGGACCGTCTGTGCCACGATTTCATCGTCGGCCACGGGGCCGTGCCGGCACCGCTGGACTACCGTGGCTTTCCCAAGTCCACCTGCACCTCGGTCAACCATGTGGTCTGCCACGGAATCCCGGGCGACAAGACTCTGACCGACGGCGATATCCTCAATATCGACGTCACGGTGATCCTGGACGGCTGGTTCGGCGACACCAGCCGCATGTACTACGTGGGCGAGGTCGGCGTAAAAGCCCGCCGCTTGGTGGAAACGACCTACGAGGCCATGTGGCGCGGCATCCGGGCCGTCAAGTCTGGAGCCACCACCGGAGATATCGGCTTCGCCATCCAGTCCTATGCCGAGGGCCATCGCTATTCGGTAGTGCGGGACTTCTGCGGCCACGGGCTGGGCCGGGTCTTCCACGAGGCTCCCAACATCATGCATTTCGGCCGCCGCGGCGAGGGGCTGGCGCTCCGCGAAGGCATGTTCTTCACCATCGAGCCGATGATCAACGCCGGCCGCTACGAGGTAAAGGTGCTGGACGACGGCTGGACGGCAGTCACCAAGGACAAGTCCTTGTCGGCCCAGTTCGAGCATTCGGTGGCGGTCACGGCGGACGGCGTCGAAGTCTTCACCCTTTCGCCGGCGGGTTTCCATTGCCCGCCCTATGACCTGTAA
- the radC gene encoding DNA repair protein RadC, translated as MADEADRKPHYVGHRDRLRQRFLQDEEAKLPDYEILELLLFHAIPRRDVKPLAKALIDRFGSLGGVFSADPARLAEFPAVKDTTAALFRLVREAAKRMGREDLAGKPVLGSYDALVTYCRASMGYEETERFRVLFLNRKNMLIADEVQQKGTVDHTPVYPREVVKRALELGATALILVHNHPSGDTQPSRADVDMTKEIQQVAKSLGIVLHDHIVIGRAGYWSFREQNLL; from the coding sequence ATGGCCGACGAAGCGGACAGGAAGCCCCATTACGTGGGCCATCGCGATCGCCTGCGGCAGCGCTTCCTGCAGGACGAGGAAGCGAAGCTGCCCGACTACGAGATCCTGGAGTTGCTGCTTTTCCACGCCATTCCGCGCCGGGACGTCAAGCCCCTGGCCAAGGCCTTGATCGACCGGTTCGGCAGCCTGGGCGGCGTCTTTAGCGCCGATCCGGCCCGCTTGGCCGAATTTCCCGCCGTCAAGGACACCACCGCCGCCCTGTTCCGCTTGGTGCGCGAAGCGGCGAAGCGCATGGGGCGGGAGGATCTGGCGGGAAAGCCTGTCCTGGGTTCCTACGATGCCCTGGTGACCTATTGCCGGGCCAGCATGGGCTACGAGGAGACGGAGCGGTTCCGCGTTCTGTTCCTCAACCGCAAGAACATGCTGATCGCCGACGAGGTGCAGCAGAAGGGCACCGTCGACCATACCCCCGTCTATCCGCGCGAGGTGGTGAAGCGGGCCCTGGAACTGGGGGCGACCGCCCTGATCCTGGTGCACAACCATCCCTCGGGCGACACCCAGCCGTCTCGCGCCGACGTGGACATGACCAAGGAAATCCAGCAGGTCGCCAAGTCCTTGGGCATCGTCCTGCACGACCACATCGTCATCGGCCGGGCGGGCTACTGGTCCTTCCGGGAACAGAACCTGCTCTGA